In Schlegelella aquatica, one DNA window encodes the following:
- the leuD gene encoding 3-isopropylmalate dehydratase small subunit — MEPFRVHKGLVAPIDRENVDTDAIIPKQFLKSIKRTGFGPNLFDEWRYLDVGEPGQDPATRKPNPDFVLNQPRYQGASILLSRKNFGCGSSREHAPWAIQQYGFRALIAPSFADIFFNNCFKNGLLPIVLPEHEVARLFDEVYAFVGYELTVDLERQVVLKPDGTELAFEVQPFRKYCLLNGYDDIGLTLRHADKIKAYEAERLAKRPWLANRIV, encoded by the coding sequence ATGGAACCATTTCGAGTGCACAAGGGCCTCGTGGCCCCGATCGATCGCGAGAACGTCGACACCGACGCGATCATCCCCAAGCAGTTCCTGAAGTCGATCAAGCGCACGGGCTTCGGCCCGAACCTGTTCGACGAATGGCGATACTTGGACGTGGGCGAGCCTGGCCAGGACCCGGCCACGCGCAAGCCGAACCCTGATTTCGTTCTGAACCAGCCGCGCTACCAGGGGGCGTCGATCCTTCTGTCGCGCAAGAACTTCGGTTGCGGCTCCAGCCGGGAGCACGCGCCGTGGGCGATCCAGCAGTACGGCTTTCGCGCGTTGATCGCGCCGAGCTTCGCCGACATCTTCTTCAACAACTGCTTCAAGAACGGGTTGCTGCCCATCGTGCTGCCGGAGCACGAGGTGGCGCGCCTCTTCGACGAGGTGTATGCCTTCGTCGGCTACGAGCTGACCGTCGACCTGGAGCGCCAGGTGGTCCTCAAACCCGATGGCACCGAGCTCGCCTTCGAGGTGCAGCCCTTCCGCAAGTACTGCCTGCTCAACGGCTACGACGACATCGGCCTGACCCTGCGCCACGCCGACAAGATCAAGGCTTACGAGGCCGAGCGGCTGGCGAAGCGCCCGTGGCTGGCCAACCGCATCGTGTGA
- the leuC gene encoding 3-isopropylmalate dehydratase large subunit, giving the protein MSGRTLYDKIWDEHVVHTEEDGTAILYIDRHLLHEVTSPQAFEGLELAARKVWRLSANLAVSDHNVPTTDRSAGIADPVSRLQVETLDRNCDRFGITQFKMHDKRQGIVHVIGPEQGATLPGMTVVCGDSHTSTHGAFGALAHGIGTSEVEHVLATQTLLAKKAKNMRVVVEGQLPKGCSAKDIVLAIIGKIGTAGGTGYTIEFAGSAIRALSMEGRMTVCNMAIEAGARAGLVAVDETTLQYVKGRPFAPTGAEWDQAVAYWRTLHSDPDAHWDAVVELDAAQIRPQVTWGTSPEMVVSIEDRVPDPEKEKDPVKRNAMERALQYMDLEPNKPMQDIFIDKVFIGSCTNSRIEDLREAANVVRRMGGRVAANVKLAMVVPGSGLVKEQAEREGLHEVFRAAGFEWREPGCSMCLAMNADRLEPGERCASTSNRNFEGRQGAGGRTHLVSPAMAAAAAIEGRFVDVRRLV; this is encoded by the coding sequence ATGAGCGGACGCACGCTGTACGACAAGATCTGGGACGAGCACGTCGTCCACACCGAGGAGGACGGCACGGCCATCCTCTATATCGACCGGCATCTGCTGCACGAGGTGACCAGCCCGCAGGCCTTCGAGGGACTGGAACTGGCCGCCCGCAAGGTGTGGCGCCTGTCGGCCAACCTCGCCGTCTCGGACCACAACGTACCGACGACCGATCGCAGCGCCGGCATCGCCGACCCGGTCTCGCGGCTGCAAGTCGAGACGCTGGACCGCAACTGCGACCGCTTCGGGATCACCCAGTTCAAGATGCACGACAAGCGCCAGGGCATCGTGCACGTGATCGGCCCGGAGCAAGGCGCCACGCTGCCCGGCATGACGGTGGTCTGCGGCGACAGCCACACCTCCACCCACGGGGCCTTCGGCGCGCTGGCTCACGGCATCGGCACCAGCGAGGTCGAGCACGTGCTGGCGACCCAGACGCTGCTGGCCAAGAAGGCCAAGAACATGCGGGTCGTGGTCGAGGGTCAACTGCCGAAGGGGTGCAGCGCGAAGGACATCGTGCTGGCGATCATCGGCAAGATCGGCACGGCCGGGGGGACCGGCTACACCATCGAGTTCGCCGGCAGCGCGATCCGCGCGCTCAGCATGGAAGGGCGCATGACGGTGTGCAACATGGCGATCGAGGCCGGTGCGCGGGCCGGACTCGTGGCGGTGGACGAGACCACCCTGCAGTACGTGAAGGGCCGGCCGTTCGCGCCCACGGGGGCCGAGTGGGACCAGGCGGTCGCCTACTGGCGCACGCTGCACTCCGACCCGGACGCCCACTGGGACGCCGTGGTCGAGCTGGACGCCGCACAGATCCGCCCGCAGGTCACCTGGGGGACCTCGCCCGAGATGGTCGTCTCCATCGAAGATCGCGTACCCGACCCCGAGAAGGAGAAGGACCCGGTCAAACGCAATGCGATGGAGCGCGCGTTGCAGTACATGGACCTGGAGCCCAACAAACCGATGCAGGACATCTTCATCGACAAGGTGTTCATCGGCTCGTGCACCAACTCGCGCATCGAGGACCTGCGCGAGGCGGCGAACGTGGTCCGCCGGATGGGCGGCCGGGTCGCGGCCAACGTCAAGCTGGCGATGGTGGTGCCCGGCTCGGGCCTGGTCAAGGAGCAGGCCGAGCGCGAGGGGTTGCACGAGGTCTTCCGCGCCGCCGGTTTCGAATGGCGCGAGCCGGGATGCTCGATGTGCTTGGCGATGAACGCCGACCGGCTGGAGCCGGGCGAGCGCTGCGCCTCGACGTCCAACCGCAATTTCGAGGGGCGGCAGGGCGCCGGCGGGCGCACCCACCTGGTGAGCCCCGCCATGGCGGCTGCCGCTGCCATCGAGGGTCGTTTCGTGGACGTGCGCCGTCTGGTGTGA
- a CDS encoding LysR family transcriptional regulator — protein MAASSLPLAIPAMRFDLVTLNLVLAIAETRSITAGAAREHLALAAASRRLSDIETRLGVKLFERRARGVEPTEAGHALVRHIRSLRASLHALESEVVEFSRGVKGHLRVAANAASIAETLPRDLAAFSRANAGVRVSLEDLSSAEVQQAVAEGRADVGIFVAPVRDGLDLAVHDYRRGRLAVLVPRAHPLGRRKAVRFEALLDHDIVGLPIGTSVHEAMLAHAERQGRMLRARLQVRGFDAIAQLVEAGLGVAVLPATVADRLARLFEVKVLGLDEPWAERQYLIAVRRQEVQPAAVQRFLDALCGPSAGAATSRNARQSPSGGSKS, from the coding sequence GTGGCCGCTTCCAGCTTGCCGCTCGCCATTCCTGCCATGCGCTTCGACCTCGTCACCCTCAACCTGGTGCTCGCGATCGCGGAAACCCGCAGCATCACGGCCGGGGCTGCCCGGGAGCATCTGGCGCTGGCCGCGGCCAGCCGCCGTCTTTCCGATATCGAGACGCGCCTGGGTGTGAAGTTGTTCGAGCGCCGCGCGCGCGGAGTCGAGCCGACCGAGGCCGGGCATGCCTTGGTGCGCCACATCCGCAGCCTGCGTGCCTCGCTGCACGCCCTCGAGAGCGAGGTGGTCGAGTTTTCGCGCGGCGTCAAGGGACACCTGCGGGTCGCGGCCAACGCGGCCTCCATCGCGGAGACACTGCCGCGCGACCTGGCCGCCTTCTCAAGGGCGAATGCGGGGGTGCGGGTGAGCCTGGAGGACCTGAGCAGTGCCGAGGTCCAGCAAGCCGTGGCGGAAGGCCGCGCGGACGTGGGCATCTTCGTGGCGCCCGTGCGTGATGGGCTGGATCTGGCCGTCCACGACTACCGGCGGGGGCGGCTCGCGGTGCTGGTGCCCCGTGCCCACCCGTTGGGGCGTCGCAAGGCGGTGCGGTTCGAGGCCTTGCTCGATCATGACATCGTGGGCCTGCCCATCGGCACCTCGGTGCACGAGGCGATGCTGGCTCACGCCGAACGGCAGGGCAGGATGCTGCGGGCGAGGCTCCAGGTGCGCGGCTTCGATGCCATCGCGCAGTTGGTGGAGGCCGGGCTCGGCGTCGCGGTGCTGCCCGCCACGGTGGCTGATCGGCTGGCGCGCCTGTTCGAGGTCAAGGTGCTGGGGCTGGACGAGCCCTGGGCCGAGCGGCAGTACCTCATCGCCGTGCGCCGGCAGGAGGTTCAGCCGGCCGCGGTGCAACGATTTCTCGACGCGCTGTGCGGCCCGTCCGCCGGCGCGGCCACGTCGCGAAACGCGAGACAATCCCCTTCCGGAGGCTCCAAGTCATGA
- a CDS encoding GntR family transcriptional regulator — MATQPPTPGPDAPVSSGETGGPAFSPLYQQIKALITRSLQSGEWKPGEAIPSEVDLAARYRVSQGTVRKAIDELAAENLLVRRQGKGTFVATHAEEKIQYRFLRLTPDDGVTGPIERKVIECRRQRAPSEVARALDLKAGDAAVQIRRLLYFRARPVVLDDIWLHGTLFKGLTAERLTDYRGPMYALFEQEFGVRMIRAEEKLRAVGADAPAAELLQVAPGYPLLSVERLSYTYGDKPVEFRRGLYNTASHFYRNELQ, encoded by the coding sequence ATGGCCACCCAGCCCCCGACTCCCGGCCCTGACGCGCCTGTTTCCAGCGGCGAAACGGGCGGGCCGGCCTTCAGCCCGTTGTACCAGCAGATCAAGGCGCTCATCACCCGCAGTCTGCAGTCGGGGGAGTGGAAGCCCGGCGAGGCCATTCCCAGCGAGGTCGATCTGGCTGCCCGCTACCGCGTGAGCCAGGGCACGGTGCGCAAGGCCATCGACGAACTCGCCGCCGAGAACCTCCTCGTGCGCCGGCAGGGCAAGGGTACCTTCGTGGCCACCCATGCCGAGGAGAAGATCCAGTACCGGTTCCTGCGGCTGACCCCCGACGACGGCGTGACGGGGCCCATCGAGCGCAAAGTCATCGAATGCCGTCGCCAGCGTGCCCCCTCGGAGGTGGCTCGCGCACTGGACCTGAAGGCGGGGGACGCCGCCGTGCAGATCCGCCGCTTGCTCTACTTTCGCGCCCGCCCGGTGGTCCTGGACGACATCTGGCTGCACGGCACCTTGTTCAAGGGGCTCACGGCCGAGCGGCTCACCGACTACCGGGGGCCGATGTACGCGCTGTTCGAGCAGGAGTTCGGCGTGCGCATGATCCGCGCCGAGGAAAAGCTGCGCGCCGTCGGCGCCGATGCGCCGGCGGCCGAGTTGCTGCAAGTCGCGCCGGGTTATCCGCTGCTCAGCGTGGAGCGCCTGTCCTACACCTACGGCGACAAGCCGGTGGAGTTCCGTCGGGGCCTGTACAACACCGCTTCGCACTTTTATCGGAACGAACTGCAATGA
- the sdhA gene encoding succinate dehydrogenase flavoprotein subunit has protein sequence MQIGTSLPTRRFDVVIVGAGGSGMRASLQLALAGLNVAVLSKVFPTRSHTVAAQGGIGASLGNMSEDNWHYHFFDTVKGSDWLGDQDAIEFMCREAPKVVYELEHFGMPFDRNPDGTIYQRPFGGHTANYGEKPVQRACAAADRTGHALLHTLYQQNVKARTHFFVEWMALDLIRDADGDVVGVTALEMETGEVHILHAKTVLLATGGAGRIYQASTNAFINTGDGLGMAARAGIPLEDMEFWQFHPTGVAGAGVLLTEGCRGEGAILRNANGERFMERYAPTLKDLAPRDFVSRSMDQEIKEGRGCGPNKDYVLLDMTHLGAETIMKRLPSVYEIGKNFANVDITKEPIPVVPTIHYQMGGIPTNIHGQVVVPKNGNPNTIVNGLYAVGECSCVSVHGANRLGTNSLLDLVVFGRAAGNHIIEFNLKNKAHKPLPKDAADRTLARLARLESSTQGEYAQDVANDIRRTMQTHAGVFRTQASMDEGVRKIAELRERVKAIGLKDKSKVFNTARVEALEVENLIEAAQATMVSAAARKESRGAHAHNDYPNRDDANWMKHTLWFSETNSLDYKPVNLKPLTVDSIPPKVRTF, from the coding sequence ATGCAAATTGGAACTTCTCTGCCCACCCGCCGTTTCGACGTCGTCATCGTCGGTGCCGGTGGCTCCGGCATGCGCGCGTCGTTGCAGCTCGCGCTGGCCGGCCTGAACGTGGCCGTGCTGTCCAAGGTCTTCCCGACCCGATCGCACACCGTCGCCGCGCAAGGCGGCATCGGCGCCTCGCTCGGCAACATGAGCGAGGACAACTGGCACTACCACTTCTTCGACACCGTCAAGGGCTCCGACTGGCTGGGTGACCAGGACGCCATCGAGTTCATGTGCCGCGAGGCACCGAAGGTCGTCTACGAGCTCGAGCACTTCGGCATGCCGTTCGACCGCAACCCCGACGGCACGATCTACCAGCGCCCCTTCGGTGGCCACACCGCCAACTACGGCGAGAAGCCCGTGCAGCGCGCCTGCGCCGCGGCCGACCGCACCGGCCATGCGTTGCTGCACACGCTGTACCAGCAGAACGTCAAGGCCCGCACCCACTTCTTCGTCGAGTGGATGGCACTGGACCTCATCCGCGACGCCGACGGCGACGTGGTCGGCGTGACGGCCCTCGAGATGGAGACCGGCGAGGTTCACATCCTGCACGCCAAGACGGTGCTCTTGGCCACCGGCGGTGCCGGCCGCATCTACCAGGCCTCGACGAACGCCTTCATCAACACGGGTGACGGCCTCGGCATGGCCGCGCGCGCCGGCATCCCGCTGGAAGACATGGAGTTCTGGCAGTTCCACCCGACCGGCGTGGCCGGCGCGGGCGTGCTGCTGACGGAGGGCTGCCGCGGCGAGGGTGCCATCCTGCGCAACGCCAACGGGGAGCGCTTCATGGAGCGCTATGCCCCGACGCTGAAGGACCTCGCTCCGCGCGACTTCGTCTCGCGCTCGATGGACCAGGAGATCAAGGAAGGTCGCGGCTGTGGTCCCAACAAGGACTACGTGCTGCTCGACATGACGCACCTGGGCGCCGAGACGATCATGAAGCGCCTGCCCTCGGTGTACGAGATCGGCAAGAACTTCGCGAACGTCGACATCACGAAGGAGCCGATCCCCGTGGTGCCCACCATCCACTACCAGATGGGCGGCATCCCGACCAACATCCACGGCCAGGTGGTCGTGCCCAAGAACGGCAACCCCAACACGATCGTCAACGGCCTGTATGCCGTGGGCGAGTGCTCCTGTGTCAGCGTACACGGCGCCAACCGCCTCGGGACCAACTCGCTGCTCGACCTGGTGGTCTTCGGTCGTGCTGCGGGCAACCACATCATCGAGTTCAACCTCAAGAACAAGGCTCACAAGCCGCTGCCCAAGGACGCCGCCGACCGCACCCTGGCGCGGCTGGCGCGTCTCGAATCGAGCACGCAAGGCGAGTACGCCCAGGACGTGGCCAACGACATCCGCCGCACGATGCAGACGCACGCCGGCGTCTTCCGCACCCAAGCCAGCATGGACGAGGGCGTGCGCAAGATCGCCGAGCTGCGCGAGCGGGTGAAGGCCATCGGCCTGAAGGACAAGTCCAAGGTGTTCAATACCGCGCGTGTCGAGGCGCTGGAGGTCGAGAACCTCATCGAGGCCGCCCAGGCCACGATGGTCTCGGCGGCCGCCCGCAAGGAAAGCCGCGGTGCCCATGCGCACAACGACTACCCGAACCGGGACGACGCGAACTGGATGAAGCACACGCTGTGGTTCAGTGAAACCAACAGCCTGGACTACAAGCCGGTCAATCTGAAGCCGCTGACGGTGGATTCGATCCCGCCGAAGGTGCGCACGTTCTGA
- the sdhD gene encoding succinate dehydrogenase, hydrophobic membrane anchor protein has translation MSTNYGSKRLVVGAHYGFRDWLAQRVTAALMALFTIVLIAQVLWPWYRRDDAGNRLEPIVGYDKWAGIFSQQWMKVLTFVVIVSLLYHVWVGMRDIWMDYIKPVGIKLALQVFTIVWLVGCAGWAIQVLWRL, from the coding sequence ATGAGCACCAACTACGGATCCAAGCGCCTGGTCGTCGGCGCGCACTACGGCTTCCGCGACTGGCTGGCCCAGCGCGTGACGGCCGCCCTCATGGCCCTGTTCACCATCGTCCTGATCGCCCAGGTCCTGTGGCCCTGGTACCGCCGCGACGATGCCGGCAACCGCCTGGAGCCCATCGTCGGCTACGACAAGTGGGCCGGCATCTTCTCGCAGCAGTGGATGAAGGTCCTCACCTTCGTCGTGATCGTCTCGCTGCTCTACCACGTCTGGGTCGGCATGCGCGACATCTGGATGGACTACATCAAGCCGGTCGGCATCAAGCTCGCGCTGCAGGTGTTCACGATCGTGTGGCTGGTGGGTTGCGCCGGGTGGGCGATCCAAGTGCTCTGGAGGCTGTAA
- a CDS encoding succinate dehydrogenase assembly factor 2: protein MMDSNLLDERSLSKLRWRCRRGLLENDLFIERFFNRLQGALTVRQAAGLEALMELPDNDLLDLLLGRTEPQDELDRPEVREVLALMRTPA from the coding sequence ATGATGGACTCCAACCTGCTCGACGAACGGTCCCTCAGCAAGCTGCGCTGGCGCTGCCGTCGGGGCTTGCTCGAGAACGACCTGTTCATCGAGCGATTCTTCAACCGGCTGCAGGGCGCGCTCACCGTGCGCCAGGCGGCCGGGCTGGAAGCGCTGATGGAGCTGCCCGACAACGACTTGCTCGACCTGTTGCTCGGCCGCACCGAGCCCCAGGACGAACTGGACCGTCCGGAAGTCCGCGAGGTCCTCGCGCTGATGCGCACGCCGGCCTAA
- a CDS encoding succinate dehydrogenase iron-sulfur subunit, with product MSQKRTFHIYRYDPDKDAKPYMQTIEIELDANDRMLLDALVKLKSVDPSLSFRRSCREGVCGSDAMNINGKNGLACLTNLRSLPDPIVLKPLPGLPVIRDLIVDMTQFFNQYHSIKPYLINDTPPPEKERLQSPEEREELDGLYECILCASCSTSCPSFWWNPDKFVGPAGLLQAYRFIADSRDQATSERLDNLEDPYRLFRCHTIMNCVDVCPKGLNPTKAIGKIKELMVRRAV from the coding sequence ATGAGCCAGAAACGAACCTTCCACATCTACCGGTACGACCCGGACAAGGACGCCAAGCCGTACATGCAGACGATCGAGATCGAGCTCGATGCGAACGACCGCATGCTGCTCGACGCGCTGGTCAAGCTGAAGTCCGTGGATCCGAGCCTGTCGTTCCGCCGCTCCTGCCGCGAGGGCGTGTGCGGTTCGGACGCGATGAACATCAACGGCAAGAACGGGCTGGCGTGCCTGACGAACCTGCGCTCGCTGCCGGACCCCATCGTCCTGAAGCCGCTGCCGGGGCTGCCCGTGATCCGCGACCTGATCGTGGACATGACGCAGTTCTTCAACCAGTACCACTCGATCAAGCCTTACCTCATCAACGACACGCCGCCGCCCGAGAAAGAGCGTCTGCAGTCGCCCGAGGAGCGCGAGGAGCTCGACGGCCTGTACGAGTGCATCCTGTGCGCCAGCTGCTCGACGAGCTGCCCGAGCTTCTGGTGGAATCCCGACAAGTTCGTCGGGCCGGCCGGTCTGCTGCAAGCCTATCGCTTCATCGCTGACAGCCGCGATCAGGCCACCAGCGAGCGTCTGGACAACCTCGAAGACCCGTATCGCCTGTTCCGTTGCCACACGATCATGAACTGCGTGGACGTCTGCCCGAAGGGGCTGAACCCCACGAAGGCGATCGGCAAGATCAAGGAACTGATGGTGCGCCGGGCGGTGTGA
- a CDS encoding entericidin A/B family lipoprotein, with amino-acid sequence MTKKTVLWLIAAAVLAGCNTFQGIGKDVQKAGEKIEEAARRK; translated from the coding sequence ATGACGAAGAAGACCGTCTTGTGGCTGATCGCAGCGGCGGTGCTCGCCGGCTGCAACACCTTCCAGGGCATCGGCAAGGATGTCCAGAAGGCCGGCGAGAAGATCGAGGAAGCCGCCAGGCGCAAGTGA
- the sdhC gene encoding succinate dehydrogenase, cytochrome b556 subunit yields MPEMTRQRPVFRNIHVTDIVKYRLPPAGIVSILHRISGALLFLLMPLLIWLFDKSLTSEITYSQFTSAFVAGLWIFPGWFMKLVALAMIWAYLHHFFAGLRHLWMDVFHTVSKEQGRSSAIFTLVASLALTVVLGAKLFGLY; encoded by the coding sequence ATGCCTGAAATGACCAGACAACGGCCGGTGTTCCGGAACATTCACGTCACGGACATCGTCAAGTACCGCCTGCCGCCCGCGGGCATCGTGTCGATCCTGCATCGCATCAGCGGAGCCTTGTTGTTCCTGCTGATGCCGCTCCTGATCTGGCTGTTCGACAAGAGCCTGACCTCCGAAATCACCTACTCCCAGTTCACCTCGGCCTTCGTCGCCGGGTTGTGGATCTTCCCCGGCTGGTTCATGAAGCTGGTGGCCCTGGCCATGATCTGGGCCTACCTGCATCACTTCTTCGCGGGCTTGCGGCACCTGTGGATGGACGTGTTCCACACCGTCAGCAAGGAGCAAGGGCGTTCGTCGGCGATCTTCACGCTCGTCGCGAGCCTGGCGCTGACTGTCGTGCTCGGCGCGAAGCTCTTCGGCCTGTACTGA
- a CDS encoding citrate synthase produces the protein MTPSDVKATLSFSDGSPSMDLPIYKGTIGPDVIDIRKLYAQTGKFTYDPGFLSTASCNSSITYIDGDKGELLYRGYPIEQLAVNCDFLEVCYLLLYGDLPNESQKKEFVSRVTNHTMVNEQMQFFLRGFRRDAHPMAVMTGLVGALSAFYHDSTDIHNPQHRDISAIRLIAKMPTLVAMAYKYSIGQPYIYPKNSLSYTANFMRMMFATPCEEYEPNEVLVRAMDRIFILHADHEQNASTSTVRLCGSSGTNPFAAIAAGVACLWGPAHGGANEACLNMLEEIQAMGGVAKIGEFINKVKDKNSGVRLMGFGHRVYKNYDPRAKLMRETCHEVLGELGLENDPLFKLAMELEKIALEDEYFVARKLYPNVDFYSGIVQRAIGIPVSLFTAIFALARTVGWIAQLNEMIGDPEYKIGRPRQLYVGATKRDVKPIGQR, from the coding sequence ATGACACCGTCAGACGTGAAAGCCACCCTATCGTTCTCCGATGGCAGCCCGAGCATGGATCTGCCGATCTACAAGGGCACGATCGGCCCGGATGTGATCGACATCCGCAAGCTGTACGCGCAGACCGGCAAGTTCACGTACGACCCGGGCTTTCTGTCGACGGCGTCGTGCAATTCCAGCATCACCTACATCGACGGTGACAAGGGCGAGTTGCTGTACCGCGGCTACCCGATCGAGCAGCTCGCGGTCAACTGCGACTTCCTGGAAGTCTGCTACCTGCTGCTGTACGGAGACCTGCCGAACGAGTCGCAGAAGAAGGAGTTCGTCTCGCGCGTGACCAACCACACCATGGTCAACGAGCAGATGCAGTTCTTCCTGCGCGGCTTCCGTCGTGACGCCCACCCGATGGCGGTGATGACCGGCCTGGTCGGCGCGCTGTCGGCCTTCTATCACGACAGCACCGATATCCATAACCCCCAGCATCGCGACATCTCGGCGATCCGGCTCATCGCCAAGATGCCCACGCTGGTGGCCATGGCGTACAAGTACTCGATCGGCCAGCCCTACATCTACCCGAAGAACTCGCTGTCCTACACCGCGAACTTCATGCGCATGATGTTCGCCACGCCGTGCGAGGAATACGAGCCCAATGAAGTTCTCGTGCGCGCGATGGATCGCATCTTCATCCTGCACGCCGACCACGAGCAGAACGCCTCGACCTCGACGGTGCGGCTGTGCGGCTCCTCGGGCACCAACCCGTTTGCCGCCATCGCGGCCGGCGTGGCCTGCCTGTGGGGGCCGGCGCATGGCGGCGCCAACGAGGCCTGCCTCAACATGCTGGAAGAGATCCAGGCCATGGGCGGCGTGGCCAAGATCGGCGAGTTCATCAACAAGGTCAAGGACAAGAACTCGGGCGTGCGGCTGATGGGCTTCGGCCACCGCGTCTACAAGAACTACGATCCGCGCGCCAAGCTGATGCGCGAGACCTGCCATGAGGTGCTGGGCGAGCTGGGCCTGGAGAACGATCCGCTCTTCAAGCTGGCCATGGAGCTGGAGAAGATCGCGCTGGAAGACGAGTACTTCGTCGCCCGCAAGCTCTACCCGAACGTCGACTTCTACTCCGGCATCGTTCAGCGCGCCATCGGCATCCCGGTGTCGCTGTTCACCGCGATCTTCGCGCTGGCCCGCACGGTCGGCTGGATCGCCCAGCTCAACGAGATGATCGGCGACCCGGAGTACAAGATCGGCCGTCCGCGCCAGCTCTACGTCGGCGCCACCAAGCGCGACGTCAAGCCGATCGGCCAGCGCTGA
- the leuB gene encoding 3-isopropylmalate dehydrogenase gives MKIAVLPGDGIGPEIVAEAVKVLHALDLRFEMEEAPVGGAAYEAAGHPLPEATLELAKEADAVLFGAVGDWKYDTLERRLRPEQAILGLRKELGLFANFRPAICYAELTHASSLKPELVAGLDILIIRELTGDIYFGQPRGRRESPDGAFRGAQEAFDTMRYSKPEIERIAHVAFQAARKRGKKVTSVDKANVLETFQFWKDVVTEVHAQYPDVELEHMYVDNAAMQLVKAPKKFDVIVTGNMFGDILSDEAAMLTGSIGMLPSASLNADNRGLYEPSHGSAPDIAGQGVANPLATILSAAMMLRFSLNQAEAADRIESAVKSVLAQGLRTADIYSEGTRKVGTRDMGDAVVAALRTQG, from the coding sequence ATGAAGATTGCCGTCTTGCCCGGCGACGGGATCGGCCCGGAGATCGTCGCCGAAGCCGTGAAGGTGCTGCACGCACTGGACCTGCGCTTCGAGATGGAGGAGGCGCCCGTGGGCGGCGCCGCCTATGAAGCGGCCGGCCACCCGCTTCCCGAGGCGACGCTCGAGCTGGCGAAGGAGGCCGACGCCGTCCTCTTCGGCGCGGTCGGCGATTGGAAGTACGACACGCTCGAGCGGCGCCTGCGGCCGGAGCAGGCCATCCTCGGGCTGCGCAAGGAACTGGGCCTCTTCGCCAATTTCCGTCCCGCGATTTGCTACGCCGAGTTGACTCATGCCTCGAGTCTGAAGCCCGAGTTGGTGGCGGGGCTCGACATCCTCATCATCCGCGAGCTGACCGGAGACATCTACTTCGGCCAGCCGCGCGGGCGGCGTGAGAGCCCGGACGGTGCCTTCCGGGGCGCGCAGGAGGCGTTCGACACGATGCGCTATTCAAAGCCGGAGATCGAACGCATCGCCCACGTGGCGTTCCAGGCGGCGCGCAAGCGCGGCAAGAAGGTCACGAGCGTCGACAAGGCGAATGTGCTGGAGACCTTCCAGTTCTGGAAGGACGTGGTCACCGAGGTTCACGCCCAGTACCCGGACGTCGAACTGGAGCACATGTACGTCGACAACGCCGCCATGCAGCTGGTCAAGGCACCGAAGAAGTTCGACGTGATCGTGACGGGCAACATGTTCGGCGACATCCTCTCGGACGAGGCGGCGATGCTGACCGGCTCGATCGGCATGCTGCCTTCCGCCTCGCTGAACGCGGACAACCGCGGTCTGTACGAGCCGAGCCACGGCAGCGCGCCGGACATTGCCGGCCAGGGCGTGGCGAACCCGCTGGCCACGATCCTGAGCGCGGCGATGATGTTGCGCTTCAGCCTGAACCAGGCCGAAGCGGCCGATCGGATCGAGTCGGCCGTGAAAAGCGTACTGGCGCAGGGCCTGCGGACGGCCGATATTTACAGCGAAGGCACCCGCAAGGTCGGCACCAGGGACATGGGCGACGCGGTCGTGGCTGCGCTGCGGACCCAAGGCTGA